The genome window TTTTGCTGTTCAGTACAAATATTTTAAGAACCACTTTAACCGTAAAAATGCTGAAGATTCAAAATTAATTTCTAAAATCGATGAAGCTGAAAGCAAAAATAAAAATACTAGTAATTTACAAAATATAAAATCTGTAGTTTCAAAAATTAAAACAATTGAACTCGATGATTTTAGTAAGTATACAAATAGAATTTTACTAAAATCATCAAAGATTAAACCAATTAATGCTGGTGCCGCTTATGTTGAAATGGAATTTGACGATCCTAAAAATTTGCTTTTACCATTAAATAATCAATTTCCTAAAGCGACTACAGGAATTGATAATATTGATAGTTGAACCAGACTAACATCTGGCGGAATTAAGGAAATTGAAGACCAAATTAGAGACCCAGAAACTAGATCTAGTTTAGCGGTTGACCCAGGTTATGATACTGGGAATATTAGAAAATTAGAACATAACAGTTGGAATATTAAACAAAGTAAAAACCAGATAGCAAATTTAGATTTTGATGTTTATGCATACAATTATAATCTTAATAATCCGTTTTCTGTTTTGTTAAATGATAATAGACATTCATATAAGGAATTAATAAATAAAATACCAAAGTCAATCATTCCGGAACAAAAAACAATAAAAAACCAATCACAAGATAAATTTTATGCACTTAGATTAGCGAAGGTAGAAGTTAAAGGTCAAATTACAAAAGTCGGCTTAATTATTACATATTACTATACTAATGCTTCTTCCTTCGAATCAAAGATAATTAACATCAATCCAATAATATTAAACCCAAATACTAAACATTCGAAAATTAATGACGAAATTTATTATCAACCTTTAGTTCCAACGCAGTCAGAAAAGGTTAATTTATCGTTTATGACATTGCCGGTTGTTGATAAATCAGATCCATATTGAGGTAATTGATTCACAAATCCTATTGGTAGCGTTTGGCACGGTGAAATAGCTGCCTTTGGTGGAACTGATCGAAGAATCGAAAACGCTTTTAATAATTCTGTTGGAAAAAGATTTTCCGATACTACAATAAGAAAAATTAATTATGGCAAAACTTTCTTTTTAGGGCCAACTGGGCCAATAAAAACACTTTCAAAAAGTAATTCAAACCCTACTCAAGCAGACAAAAGATATAATGTTAATTACAGATACCAAAAAATACAAACTGGTGGAATTTTCGGCGGACGTTGAATCTCGTATCCAATTTTAGACTTTATTAATAGATTTTTTGGTGATAAAAGTACTATTCCGTTCGGAATTAAATCTACAAGATACGATCCTTCTACGCATAATTTTGAAATTAGTCTCCAAATTGGTAATAATGGTTCTGCTGGTTTTAGTCAAATTCAACAATTAATACCAACAATGGTATATGGTATTTTTCTAGCGCCAAGTGGCAAGTTTTATTTGTTTGGTAATAAAAACGGTAGGGGTTTGACGTTCGAAGAAGATTTAGATATGAGCCAGAAAAAAATAAATATTAATTTAGCACCGCTTACTTGATCTGAGTACGATCTTCCTGAACCTGGAACATCACTTTCTTTTGTTGGGTTAGCGATTTTCCCTTTTTTACCACCAAACCCAGGAAAAAACGCACATCTTAAAAAAACAATTGGAACATCGTATGCAGAAGACCAACACTATATTACAATTAATAAATATGGCAAACAATTTAGATATCTTTTGCCATATAAAGGAAACTCTTCATTAACAATTGAAGCCGATAACCCTTATTTTGTCCCTTGAGTTTCTAACGAAAATGCTTGGGATAAAATAACTTACTAATAATTAACAATGACTATATTAATCTATATAATATAAATATTTAATTATTAATATTAATAAATTAAAAAATTGAGTTTTACGGCGTAGTTATACCGCAAGGTAAAAAGTTCAACTTTTAAATGTTTTTTGATCATAAATTTAATTAGTAAATTTGCTATGGTAGTTTCAATTTAAGTTATAATTTAATTTAAATTAGTATAGGAAAATGAGACACATCGTTATTTTTAATTTTAAAACAAATTTTTATTATTTTTTTTATTCTCCAAAATTGTGAAAATTTTTTTGAGTATCGAATTGTTCAAAATGAGAATTTGGACTCAAATATGAAAGGCAACTTTGCACTCTAGTTTTATTGTATCATTTAACAAATGAGCTGATTTTTCGATGTGCATCTTCGAGATTTTCAAAAATTTTACCCTCAACATTCAAATATTATCTTTGTAAAATAGCATAAAAGTATTCAATCGGGCGGTTTGTAAGCACGTTTCATTTTGGCGACATTGATTGTTGAATGTTGTTTTCCATTGTTTCTTGATAAATTCCGCGGTCATTTTCCGAAAGATCGTTAATTGTGTGTTTTTTTTGACTTACGTGGCGATTTATTTTTAACACGTGTCCTAATTAATCCGTTTATGCCATAATTATAATACTTTTTTTTGTCAGTTTCGAATTAAATTATTCGCATATGTCTGTAAAAAAATTTCTTTTTGCGATTTTTTATTAACTGATTTATTTTTATATATTTCACGAAACTCATTTACAAAATGTATAGTCGCACTTTTGAATCGTTGCGATTCAGCAATTTTGATATATTTGATTTTTCATTAATTGAAAATTTATTTTGTTTTATAAAAAAACACACCTTTTATGGTGTGTCTCAATTTTTTCTACTAATTTATCTCAAAGGGTCTTTTTTAATCACAAATTTTTTCAGGTTACTGATTTAGCGTTAATAATAAAAATAAATAACAAAAATCCACTTTTATGTGGAATTTTTATTTGGTGCTCTCGACAAGACTTGAACTTGCACCCGTTTCCGGATTAGAACCTCAATCTAACGTGTATACCAATTTCACCACGAGAGCACAATGGCGGATCAGACAGGATTTGAACCTGCGCGGGTCCGTTGAGACCCCTAATACGTTTCCAACATATCCTCTTCAGCCACTTGAGTACTGATCCAGTTTTTATTATGATTACTATAATTATACCAAAAAATAAAAAATTTTCAATTTGTTTTGGATTAATTTTTATCAGATAGTTTACTTTTTGAATAAAAAAAGCAATTTCTTTCTTGGAAATTGCTTTTTCATATCTAAAATAATGAGGTTTTATTTACATTTTTTTAACTAACGTATCATTAGCGACTAATTTAAAATTTTTTAAACTTTTTTCAAGAATATCGGTTGATGCATAACCTTCAAGTCGATGAACTTGTTTTTGGTCTTTAAAGAATAAAGTTGTTGGAGTTCCCTGAATTTGATTTTCACGAGCAAACTGGATGTTTTCACGAACATTTATTCGAATAATCACTAGACCATCAACACCGTATTTGTTATTGATTTCATCGAGAGTGTTTTCAAATAATATGCAAGCACCACAACCTGGCTGGTGAAAAACAAGAAGCACAGCGGAATTTTTATAAATTTTGAGATTGATGTCTTCAGTTGAATGAATGTCGAAAATTGGCATAATATCTCCTTTTGTATTAATATTACCATATTTAACCAACTTTATGTATAAAATTTTAATATTTAGTATGATTTTGCAAATAAAACAAATTTGTTAGTTTTTTTACCACTAAAAATTGATATTCCAGTTGTTGGTAATTTAAATAATGATTTTTTTGTAAGAACGCAACGAGCAGTTGCGCCAGTTTTTTCTTGGATTTCTACTTCAGATTTTATTTTTTCACTAAAAGGAGCAATTACAAATTTGTTATTTTTTATTTCTTCTTCTAATTCTTCAAAAGTATTTGCAAAAACAGTATTTTCAATTAAACGATTCTTTGCTTTTTCAAATAAGTCGGTTTGAATTTGTTTTAAAATCTGTGAGCATCTAGTTTCTAACTCGGAAATATGGAAGAAAATCTTTTCACGAGTATCGCGACGAACTAAACAAACCTCTTGATTTTTAACTTCCTTAGGCCCAATTTCGATACGTACAGGCGATCCGTGAACTTCTGAATTATTAATTTTATATCCAATTTGTTCGTCGGTATCATCGATTTGGTAGGTTATATTTTTTCGTTTTAAAATTTTTGCAATTTTTTTAGCAAAAATTTTAACTTCTTGATTTTTTTTAGCAAAAAATTCAAGAATATCAACTTGGGTTGGTGCGATTTTTGGGGGTAAAATAAGTCCGTTATCGTCGCTATGAACCATTACAATAGCACCAATTAGTCGGGTCGAAATACCTCATGAAGTTTGATAGGGAATTTCTGTTTCATTTTTTTCATTTTTGAATTTTATATCAAAATTTTTGGCAAAATTTTGACCTAAAAAATGAGAAGTTGCCGATTGTAATGCGCGGCAATTTTGCATCATTGACTCGACTGTATAAGTACTAACAGCGCCAGCAAATCTTTCTCTTTTTGTTTTTTTTCCAAAAACAGCAGGAATTGCTAGGTAATTTTCTAAAAAATTTTTATAATATTTTCCAATTTTTTTAGCAAATATTACTGCTTCTGATTTTGTTGTATGAATTGTATGACCTTCTTGTCATAAAAATTCAGTATTTCGCAAAAAAGGATTGGTTGTTTTTTCTCAACGCAAAACTTGACTTCATTGATTTAATTTTATAGGTAAAACATTATTAGCGGCGATTTCTGTACGAAAATAGTCGGCAAAAAGAAGTTCACTAGTTGGTCTTACGTAAATTTTTTCGCTTAATTTTTTTTCACCGACTTGTGTTATTGTTAAAAGTTCAGGAGCAAAACCTTTAACGTGTTTTTTTTCTTTATCAATAAAATCTTTTGGAATTAGAAGAGGAAAATAAACGTTTTTAACACCTTGCTTGATAAAGTATGTATTAACAACTTTGGTGATATTCTCCCATATTTGGTAACCTAGTGGTTTGAAATAAATTGTTCCTTTAATGGGAGCGTATGACATAAGATCAGCCTGTGTGATAACATCAACGTATCATTTAGCAAAATCATCGGTTTTTGAGGTTATTTTTTCAGGCTTCTTCATAAAAGGTTTGTTTTACTTTGTTTTTTAATTTTTTGTTGGTGATTTAACATTTGGCTGCCCCAGTTAGATTCGAACTAACGAATGACGGTACCAAAAACCGTTGCCTTACCACTTGGCTATGGGGCAAAAATGGTGGGGGGTGAGGGATTCGAACCCCCGAATCCGAAGAAAGTGGGTTACAGCCACCCGCATTTGGCCGCTCTGCAAACCCCCCGGTTAACAAGCGCAAAAATAATTATACCATATTTTTTTGTGTTTACGAGAAGTTTTAAAAATTTTTTAAATTTCATTAAAAAGCAATTAATATTTAACAAAATCACATTTAAAAACCTTTTTATTGGTTCGAAAGTTTTATAATCTTACAACAAAATATCAAAAAAGACATATTTTTTCACATTTATCTTCTTAAAATGAAAAATATTATTTTTTAGTGATGCAACTGTAAAAAAATGTTTTTTTTTTTTTTTTACAAAATATGTTTTTAGCACAAATCTTAACAAAAGAATTAGGAAAAAAATTTACAAAATAAAAAAATTAACGATATTTTACAATGTCATTATTAACCGAATTAAAAACGTATGAAACAAGTTTGTCTTGCTCGCTAATTGGTAAATTCGGATTTGTTTTTATTACTTTGAAAGCATAAAGAAAAGCAGGATGAAACGAGTTAGTTAATGGCCTACCTATTTTATATAAATTAACTCATTTTGAGTTTAGTTTTTTTTGCAAATTATCATCATTATTTCTTGCACGGTATTCTTTGACTAGATTAAGGTATGAAAAAACTTTAAAAATTCCAAAGATTAGTCAGAAATTATTGACAAATTGCGATCATTTTAACGGGATAAAAAAACAAAGACCAAGAAAATAACTAATTGAAGGGAAAAGAGCAATAAAGTGTAGAATTTTTGTATATTCATTTGTTGAACTTAAAATGTCACCACCAGTTTGGAAAAGTTGGGAAATATCTTGATTTTGGTTAAAAACTATTAATTTATCGGCAAAAAGTGGGCTTAATAAAAAAACTAGCCTTACTAAATAATTAATTAGTAAAAAAGATGAATCGGCAACATAATAAAAAATTATTTTTTGACTTTTTTGGCGGTTTTTTGAATTATTAAAATAGACTAAAAGTTGAACAATAATTAAAAAACCAGCAAAAGAACCGACAAAAGCAGCATATTGCCAAAAGGTAAAATTATTAAAACCAGCAAAAATTAGTCAAAAAACTAACATCAAAAGTGAAATAAGCAAAGTTGCAATTGTATAATAAACGGATTTTCCTGTTAATGAAATATTATTTCAAAGTTTTTCAATAATATTTAGTTTTTTTTTAGTGCTTTTTTCGTGTTTTTGAAAAATTTCTGAATTAAGATGATAAAAACTGTTAATTCAATTCGTATGTTGTTCGCGATAACTCATTTTAGAGTTTAAATCTGTAAGTTCAACAACAGATTTTGCATCAGCAAGGAAGTTGAAAAACTGATTTTCATCTTCGTGTAGCAAATTTGACAAATTTTGTCGGGGAATTTTTGCTGTTTTTTTAGATTTTTCTTGTTTTTCTTTAGTTTTATTATTATTTTCAACACTTTGGTATGTTTCTTGAAATTGTCTATTATTTTTTAGGTGATTAGAATAACTAGAACTATCTTCAGGTTGTGAATAATATTCCGGACTATTTTGTGCTTCTAATTCGTTTTTATTTATTATACTAGTTTTTTCTATAACCTCACCTTCAAAAGGATTAGGATTATCGAATTTTTGCTCTTTTGCATAATTTGTCTTTTGGAAGTTGTTGTATTGTTGATAATTGCGATCACGGGATGCGAAATTGCTATTTTGGTTTTTATTACTATTGTTTTGATTAGGGTTTCTAGGTATAAAAAAATTCGGCTGTTTTGTCTCTTTGTTTTTCGGATTCTGTTTGCTTTGATCCTGATTTCAATTCATAAAAACCCCTTTTTCTTGATCTCTTTTAAATGTTCATCTGCTAGTTTGTTTTTTTAATTTTACCACAAAATATCCGATAAATCTAACTTAATTTTCTTAACTAATTTTCAATTTTGTTTCTAAAAAACCGCCAAAAACTATTTCTAAAACCTTGTCTAATTTAATTTTTTTTACCGATATAAACAGAAAAAAATAAATTATGCAGTTTTTTATCAAATTTTTCCTATTCAAAATTATAAGTGATTAAAGAATTACAACGCAAATCAAATTTTTAAGGTCTTTATAATATAAATAAGGCAAATTTATTAAAAGTTATCACTATTATCATTGTTGTTGTTGTTTTCGAAAATAATTTTTAACTTTTTGAGTTAAAAAAAGTATGCGATAACAGGTGCTAAAATAGGTTGTTTTTTAATAAATTAATATTTTTTCAAAAAAAATATTTTAATATTTAAAAATTTAATAAATTATTGTTTTTGAAAAAATATTCAAAAACAATACAACAAAAACAAAGAAAAGCTGATACCTTAATTATTTTAAGTTCAAATCTAAAATCCCATTTTCTAGTTAAAAAAAGCAAAAA of Mesomycoplasma dispar contains these proteins:
- a CDS encoding IS3 family transposase, giving the protein MNVEGKIFENLEDAHRKISSFVKWYNKTRVQSCLSYLSPNSHFEQFDTQKNFHNFGE
- a CDS encoding thioredoxin family protein, with amino-acid sequence MPIFDIHSTEDINLKIYKNSAVLLVFHQPGCGACILFENTLDEINNKYGVDGLVIIRINVRENIQFARENQIQGTPTTLFFKDQKQVHRLEGYASTDILEKSLKNFKLVANDTLVKKM
- the proS gene encoding proline--tRNA ligase, which translates into the protein MKKPEKITSKTDDFAKWYVDVITQADLMSYAPIKGTIYFKPLGYQIWENITKVVNTYFIKQGVKNVYFPLLIPKDFIDKEKKHVKGFAPELLTITQVGEKKLSEKIYVRPTSELLFADYFRTEIAANNVLPIKLNQWSQVLRWEKTTNPFLRNTEFLWQEGHTIHTTKSEAVIFAKKIGKYYKNFLENYLAIPAVFGKKTKRERFAGAVSTYTVESMMQNCRALQSATSHFLGQNFAKNFDIKFKNEKNETEIPYQTSWGISTRLIGAIVMVHSDDNGLILPPKIAPTQVDILEFFAKKNQEVKIFAKKIAKILKRKNITYQIDDTDEQIGYKINNSEVHGSPVRIEIGPKEVKNQEVCLVRRDTREKIFFHISELETRCSQILKQIQTDLFEKAKNRLIENTVFANTFEELEEEIKNNKFVIAPFSEKIKSEVEIQEKTGATARCVLTKKSLFKLPTTGISIFSGKKTNKFVLFAKSY